ACTCAACCTGATGTCTCATTCAATGGAAAATTAATTATCACAAAGAAATGTGGTGAAAGTTCAAACGTCGATTTCGTAATAACTTTTCTTCTAGATTCACTCAAGTTTTTGTAAAAGTTGTAGAGTGAGAATACAAGAAAATTGGAATCATTGACTCCGCTAAGCTATTTTTGTGGGTGGTTGGGCGAGCCCGGACTTGCGACTAGTTCTAATTAGATCTATATAGCTATAGAAATGTTTTGTGCCAcgttatttaaaaaattgatttaatagaaaatgagctaaaaatatatataaatattaacaagGAAAGGgtagaatttatatatatatatagaaggtcAACCCTTATGAATTTGAGTATCTCTCGTTGTACATATATACGGAGAAGGTTGTGTGTACACTTGGGACTCTTATGATCGTACAAAGGAGCATTGccatagcatttttttttcctttttctgtggttataaattactaaatttaaatatagttcTAATGCTACTTAGATTCATCATGCTAACAATGATCGGTAGATATAAGAACGAGATCACGCATCATCTACTTCCTCCTACCATGTTTGTACAATAATGATCCCATGTGATGATAAATGTGCTGTAGCTTTTTCGTAGAAACAAATTAAGTTTGGTGTTATTGTGGGGGATCGGATCTCGttctaattcatttttttcacAGGTAACATCTTCATAACtataaaacaaatttaaacTATTATAAGCGTTCTTCAACAAAGAACACGATGATCTAATTACTAGATTGCCCGATTGTTTGGTCGATACCCTCACTCTCGGGGCGTAGATCTCCTATTCAAATTCTATGTCGAATAGGAGCAGATACGAGCGTGTAGCCTACGGGCGCGGAAAAGATGAGTTACTCTTACAAATGGAGACGAAATAGCGTTCTTTTTGCAAGGAAAACTTGTTTAATGGCACACATTTGGACAAAGTGAATTGTCCAGAGAAGAAGAGTACGTTCCTGGACCTGGTGGACTCATCTCTTGTGACTTGTAAAGTGATCCTTAAAACACCAGGACAAAAGGTGGAATTGTACTGTTATTACAGGACAATTAAAGGTGGTAACTTATTAATGGTGCTTAATTAATGAGGGGTAACAGTATTCAGCTTTTGGATAACAAAACCGGAACTTGAGACTATTCACTGTTGGAGTACACGCAATTTATTTGTCTCCAGGATAATAACAAGGTCCTGTTTAAGCATCCGCATAAGTTATTCATGTACGagaattttatgtatatatatgtatatatatatatagcgagtAAAGTTACTGTACTATATAAGTGTGAGCAAgcaatttgatttttagttaaaaaaaaaaacttcctaTACATAATTTGCTAGAGTCATATAGTTTAGGTATAATGtgatttaatttattatgaaaaaataGTTTGAAGGTGGAAGATTCCGAAACTTTTTGTGCATACAAAGATTCCAAAATTTTTTCTCTAGCGCGAATTCAACCAGACTGTCCCTTCTCCGGTTCACACCTGAGACATAATCAAAGAGATATCATACAAGAGACGAATCAGATCATGCTTTCTATTcaacatctattttttttcaccaaCAACAGATGTATATGTACCGAATAAGATAATATTATTGCGTCAAACGGCTCCTACGATTTTTCCTCTGAATTTATTTACCCAGAGCTCGGGCCCGGGATTAGTCGATAGTGGGATAAATTGGCTTTAGCCGCTCTCTTATTCGGACCAGGATTATTCAATCCATGTTGGGATCACCATACATTAAACTGTACCTAACGAACACATGAACGCCTCTGCTTTCGCATTAAATCCCAACCCCCAATACCACTCCGGCGTTATTATTATTTacgaaattaaaattaaaaaaaaaaaaacgggtAATAAAAGAACTTGATTTCCCCCCAAATCCATTCCTCTCCATGTGCTCTCTCTCATACTCGTCCCAATTCCCATTCCCATTCCCCGGTGGAGACGAAGCGAAGAGAgccacgaaaccctagatctcaaccctaaccctagccctaatcCTTGGTACCTCGATCTTCTTCGTTAATGGCGGaagggaggaggggaggagaggggaggcGACGGTGGTGGAGGCGGCGATGAGGTGCAAGGCCCATCCCTACGCCCACGGCGTCGGGGTCTGCGCTCCCTGCCTCCGCGAGCGcctcctcgccctcgtcgccACAGCCTCCGCCgccgaggacgacgacggcgacaaCGAGGCCCCCCCGGCCCCGAGCCGCCGCACCTTGAAGCCCCATCGCCCCTCGTCTCCGCCGCGCCTCGTGGCCCCCCGATCCGTCTCCCCCTACGTCCCCCGCCGCCGATCCGACGCCTACGCCCCCTCCGCCCCGTGCCGAAACCCTAGCCTCCTCTTCTTCAGAACCCCCCAGGTCGGGCCCTCCGTCCCCGCAGGCGCCGAGGACGGCGGAGGTGCAGTCGGCGGCGGGAAGAGCCGGAGCGGGAAGTTCTCGATCTTAAACACCCTCTTCGGCCATTCGAGACCCACGGAGCCCTCGAGGTCCACGTCGCGATCGACCTCGTGGCTCTCGGCGCTCGTCCGcggaggccgccgccgccgccgccgccggagcaaGACGCCGGAGGTCCACTCTCCGGCGCTCACGTCGCCGTCGAGTATGGCGAGGCGGAGCTCGTACCGCGCGGCGAGGGACCGGGGGATGTCGCCGGAGTCGGAGTCCCCGGGCGCCGGAGAGCGGTGGTGGCACCCGACCCCGTCCCCCCTGCGCCGCGCGTCCCACCACCGCGCCGCCGCCCCGGGAGGCGGCGCCGGGATCTCGGGCTTCGCGGTGTGCCTGAGCCCGCTTGTGCGGCCGAGCCCGAGCCACCGCCGTAGCCAAGgctccgccgcccccgccggGGATATGGGTTTCTCCGGCGAGCTCCGGAGCGCGAGGTCCCCGCGCCACCACCGCCGCGTCTCGGGCAGCGGCttcgccgcccccgccgcgcTGTGCCACAACCGGTCGAGGAAGTTGGCTGATTTCGGTAGGTTGCGCTGACGCTTTTCTCCCATTTTTACACTCCTTGCCCTTATTAATCTCGTGAAAAATAGGGCGCAAAACcaaatttgcttcttttttttttccctttttacttttaatttttgggTGCTTCGATTTGAGTTTGCGTCGTGTGATGTTTTTTCTCCACGTTGTATAGTATAACGACGATAGCTTTATGTATTAAATGCGATCTACTGCTATGATTCAGAACTTGGCTTAAATTTTGCGTCAATATGCAATGAATTTAGCATTCAATTTGCCAACCAACTCGAGTGGAAGTACATTTAATCTTAGTATTAAAATCGGCCTCGCCATGAACGGGATGATGATACATTACTGGAATTGGGTGGGCTTGTTgagtattttatttaaaaggtaaataaatttttatgcaatttactTAAGCTACCGctcattttaatttatctatctAGCCTTCATAATAGAATTTTAGTTttgctatctaatttttttttaaaaaaatcatttaatttaagtcattTTATAGCTCGTTTATTTCAGAATTTGAATGTGTAAATTATTTGAAGAAGTTTCAGCAGAATATTCTTTGTACACCCAAGTCagcctaaaaattttaatttaaaattaaacagaattataaaattatttaccaaaattaaatcttttaacGATTGAActgtcaaattaaaattaattatactttgATTAAGCTCTATACacactatttatatttttgggaACTTCTAAAGCATTGTGGAGAGTGCTCCAGAAGCTTGTGACAGTGGAGCGAAGCACAATGTGGGAGCAACTCAGGACTACATCAAAGCGTGTGTTTGGCTTTttatgttaataataataataataataacgtttcgtaatatcatattattaggAGAGTTTTGATTTGGTCCCAAGTCGATGTGGGAGTGGGACTATTTCAAAGAGTACTGGTGTGGGTGGGTCCCACTTAAGATTTGCAGCGTCATTTATGCGCACTCTTCAgcgtaaataatatttttctaccaCTCAAATTGTTTTCAACATCCACCTATTCATCTTATTAAGAAGTCAAAAGCCCATCATTGGTTGATCACTGCAACCTGTTATCTTAAGTAGAAGGGGTGTTGTCAAAAAGTCAACAAAGATTATGTGTTTGGATAGCACAACTTACTGATTCTTTGATGGTGTATTTTGAGTCAATACCCCAGGTCCCCAGCTTAATTATTTGTAAATGAGCTTATTTTAAAAGTGCATCTTTGTTTTAAATTCGTGTAGTTGTGGAAGGACGAGATTATTGAGTTTACGGAGGACAAACTGATTAACCTCCTCCATAAATGAAAGGAAAGACcactcaaaactcaaaaattaagATGACAATTGTGATCAACTACTAATCTGATTTACcaaagatttttgttttttaagtttaaactaGTATTATTTTCTCCCTGTTCCTTCGTATCTTATGCCATGATGAAAAAGCTCCATAAATCACTTTACCATCGACtaagcctttttttttcctttaatcaAAAATCCTTCCCTAGCTAGCATCTCCTgaacctttatttttttttttttttaaaaaaaagccgTATTTTAGATCACTTGAGGTCACGTGACGACGAATGATTGGAGTACTGGCGATTAATTCCCAATTCTCAACTCTGGCCACGATGAAAAATATAAGTCAACTATCGTGGGTGGAGAAGCATGACTCCTTTTTTAGGAGTCAACTCATGTTCCCACTCGAACCTAAAAATGTGTTTCGTTTTAAGTTCGAAtgactaatatattttttttatatatgtttcgTAATCATTGATTAATTTGCTGTTCATAGcagtgccttttttttttacttaaaatagaaaagaaaggaagaaaaagaattagcttttattgtgattttattttatggtggtggtggtggtgggggtggAGGTGGATGTGATCGTTGGCCACCAACTATTCGTTTCTTTTGCTACCCACCGTCGAAAGTGGCTTGCAAGAGAGAAATGGTGCTGGCAAAAGCAATGTCTCTTGTAATTTATCTCTGTGGGTTACAGATTAttagcttcttttcttttctttcctttttttcccgtTGAAAAATGcacaattttgttttaaattttgcaGTAAATTCTACTTTAGTTTTCGAATTATTAACCTAAACAGATTAAGTTTGTGCATTTAGAATCCCATAGTAATAGTGAATGATCAAGAATCACTAGTACTTTACTtcattcatgattttttttaaaaaagagggAGAAACGTAGTAATCTATTTGTTTCTTtcatgttttaaaaataaattcggctaaaaatataaagcaactatGTTTCGAATTTAGAACCTTGGATATCAACTATCAAACTTTTATTATGCAAGGTACAGTCCATCATATAGGTCTTCTTCAATGAGAAGCAACTCCAATTATATTCACGCTGGTTGGGTAGCAGTGTCTCCATTGTGTATGTATCTTCATGTGGGTCGAGCTTTACTTCTACGGAGGGCCATGGTACGATGGCAGTACTGTACTATAGGTTTTGCACTATAAGAtcaagagagagcgagagagagagagttgagctgaaatactGACTCAAttgccacctatttattttcagtAATGGAGcattcaaatcgacgattgatgttgctgaatatgatctatatcacttgaaatatttagagaccaaatttcaaatctttaacGTCATTGACCTAATGGtcaaagaattttaaaatttgtaattttaatgatcaatATGAagcgttttttcgtttaacgacgtaaagatatcaaattaaattttggttagagaattctttaaactatttaaaacaagatatatactcttgattacaagattccttttattattttttaaagaatatttatttttagtggttcatttttatgtccatttgatggacaagaaaataatattgaaaaagtatcaaatttggtttctaaatgcttcaaatgatataaatcatattcaacaataccaattgtcgatttggagggttcatcattgaaaataaataggtgACAATAGAATCCGTTTGCTACTACACTAGATGGGCTATGGATAAGTGGGATTCAATGGTTAGTTGcttctccattttatattttatagtgCCGTGTTATCACTTaggaaattaaatttaatctttattTAATCATACTCTGTTATCACATGCAAATTACTCCAACTAATTGAAGGCgaggttttttttaaaacaaaagaaaaaatagtgcgATCTGTATGGTGTGCTATCACCTATGCTGGTTCTGTCTCGATGGGACCGGTTCAAACCCAGTTTCTTACTTTTTCGTTAATAACGCGAGGATTTTCCTTTTTGATCCGGAAACGGAAGGTTTCGCAAGCAGAAGCAAAATTAGTAATAAGCCTGAAGAGTAGTAATAATCACTAAACAATATGGCTTAAGAGAAATTTGCCAGaagagtaataataataatcactaAACAATGTCTTAAGAGAAGTTCACTTAAAAAGGATcagtttctttccttttcttaacCTTTAGCAACGCCAGGATTGCGTTGCCTTTCAAGGGAGTCATCCGAGAATGCAAAGAGACCGACTTAAAAACCAGTATATTTTGACAGTAAAATGGGGGAAATAAGGATTGTGTTGC
This genomic interval from Ananas comosus cultivar F153 linkage group 8, ASM154086v1, whole genome shotgun sequence contains the following:
- the LOC109713746 gene encoding uncharacterized protein LOC109713746; translated protein: MRCKAHPYAHGVGVCAPCLRERLLALVATASAAEDDDGDNEAPPAPSRRTLKPHRPSSPPRLVAPRSVSPYVPRRRSDAYAPSAPCRNPSLLFFRTPQVGPSVPAGAEDGGGAVGGGKSRSGKFSILNTLFGHSRPTEPSRSTSRSTSWLSALVRGGRRRRRRRSKTPEVHSPALTSPSSMARRSSYRAARDRGMSPESESPGAGERWWHPTPSPLRRASHHRAAAPGGGAGISGFAVCLSPLVRPSPSHRRSQGSAAPAGDMGFSGELRSARSPRHHRRVSGSGFAAPAALCHNRSRKLADFGRLR